A region of Ornithorhynchus anatinus isolate Pmale09 chromosome 5, mOrnAna1.pri.v4, whole genome shotgun sequence DNA encodes the following proteins:
- the TM2D2 gene encoding TM2 domain-containing protein 2, with protein sequence MAPGGWPVTYLLLCGQAALLLGNLLLLHCVPRSLSHNATARPDPPPPGDTAGTLVPLHALDPADRDRPRDRPQDRPQDRPQDRPQPWEYTDPRSPLVLCAFLPDEFIECEDPVDHVGNSTASQELGYGCLKLGGQAYNDVEHTSVQCKALDGIECANPRTFLRENKPCIKYTGHYFITTLLYSFFLGCFGVDRFCLGHTGTAVGKLLTLGGLGIWWFVDLILLITGGLMPSDGSNWCTIY encoded by the exons atgGCCCCGGGCGGCTGGCCGGTCACCTACCTGCTGCTGTGCGGCCAGGCGGCGCTGCTGCTGGGgaacctgctgctgctgcactgcGTGCCCCGGAGCCTTTCGCACAACGCCACGGCCCGGCcggacccgccgccccccggggacACCGCCGGGACCCTCGTCCCCCTCCACGCCCTGGACCCCGCCGACCGGGACcggccccgggaccggccccaggaccggccccaggaccggccccaggaccggccccagcCCTGGGAGTACACCGACCCGCGCTCGCCCCTCGTCCTCTGCGCCTTCCT ACCTGATGAATTTATAGAATGTGAAGATCCTGTGGATCATGTTGGAAATTCAACTGCCTCCCAAGAGCTGGGTTATGGGTGCCTCAAG TTGGGTGGCCAAGCCTACAACGATGTGGAACATACGTCTGTGCAGTGCAAGGCACTGGATGGAATCGAGTGTGCCAATCCTAGGACCTTCCTACGAGAGAATAAACCCTGTATAAA GTACACGGGGCACTACTTCATAACAACTTTACTGTACTCCTTCTTTCTGGGATGCTTTGGAGTTGACCGCTTCTGCCTGGGACACACGGGCACAGCAGTAGGGAAACTGCTGACCCTCGGAGGACTTGGGATCTGGTGGTTCGTTGATCTTATTCTGCTCATCACAGGAGGGCTGATGCCTAGCGACGGCAGTAATTGGTGTACCATTTACTAA